Proteins encoded within one genomic window of Nitrospinota bacterium:
- a CDS encoding FAD-dependent oxidoreductase has protein sequence MRYLIIGNSAAGISAAKSIRKADRNGIITIVSDEGEYGYSRIAIPEIIKGKFSKEKVTLCHEDFYTSLDIRLRINSKVKSIDPEKNTVVLDDNRKLTYDKLLIASGASPLFPDIKGIDKDGIYGVRNLKDLEKIKSGLSQGKRVTILGGGLVGLKTAEALVKPGYKITIIELLDRILPLRLDHICSEMLTEEVTSQGIRIILNSTIQEILGRERVESVIVNEERIPTDILIMAIGVKPNCDFLADSKIEIQDGIMVNDYLQTNIENIYAAGDVAVVKDIISGEHQNIPIWPEASIQGRIAGLNMAGIRQEYSGGMAMNSIKVFNLPIISFGYIQEDREMGYDEVVRYLPKDRWYRRMIFREDRLRGAIFVGEIKPAGIAQWLIRKDIEIPEEKRRLLMEKGFDFAKISSGLHIKIREIYSENRSREMY, from the coding sequence ATGAGGTATCTGATAATAGGGAATAGTGCAGCTGGAATAAGTGCTGCAAAGAGTATCAGAAAGGCAGATAGAAATGGAATAATCACTATCGTTTCTGATGAAGGAGAATACGGCTATTCCAGAATTGCCATACCTGAGATAATAAAAGGAAAATTTTCGAAAGAGAAGGTGACCCTTTGTCACGAAGATTTTTACACCAGCCTTGATATAAGACTCCGAATTAACTCAAAGGTGAAATCAATTGATCCAGAGAAAAATACTGTTGTTCTGGATGATAACAGAAAGCTTACATATGATAAACTCCTGATAGCTTCTGGTGCTTCTCCACTATTTCCTGACATTAAAGGGATTGATAAAGATGGGATATATGGAGTTCGTAACTTAAAGGATTTGGAGAAGATAAAATCAGGATTAAGCCAAGGGAAAAGGGTAACCATATTAGGAGGGGGTCTGGTTGGTTTAAAGACGGCTGAGGCACTTGTCAAACCTGGCTACAAGATTACCATTATTGAACTTTTAGATAGGATTTTGCCTTTAAGGCTTGATCATATTTGTTCAGAAATGCTCACAGAGGAGGTAACATCTCAGGGCATAAGGATCATCTTAAATTCAACCATTCAAGAGATTTTGGGTAGGGAGAGGGTTGAATCAGTAATAGTAAATGAAGAGAGGATACCAACGGATATACTGATTATGGCGATAGGCGTCAAGCCGAATTGTGATTTTTTAGCTGACAGCAAAATTGAGATTCAAGATGGAATAATGGTTAATGATTACCTCCAGACTAATATAGAGAATATATATGCTGCAGGGGATGTCGCTGTAGTAAAAGATATCATTTCTGGAGAACATCAGAATATTCCTATTTGGCCTGAAGCATCTATCCAAGGGAGAATTGCCGGTCTGAACATGGCTGGAATAAGACAGGAATATTCTGGGGGAATGGCCATGAATTCAATAAAGGTCTTTAATCTTCCCATAATCTCTTTTGGTTATATTCAAGAGGATAGAGAAATGGGTTATGATGAGGTGGTCAGATATCTCCCTAAAGATCGTTGGTATCGAAGGATGATATTTAGGGAAGACAGGTTAAGAGGTGCAATTTTTGTTGGGGAAATCAAACCTGCTGGAATAGCCCAGTGGTTGATCAGGAAAGACATAGAAATTCCAGAGGAAAAGAGAAGGCTCCTTATGGAAAAGGGTTTTGATTTTGCAAAAATTTCTAGTGGTCTTCACATTAAAATAAGAGAGATTTACAGTGAGAATAGATCAAGAGAAATGTATTGA
- a CDS encoding 4Fe-4S dicluster domain-containing protein, with the protein MRIDQEKCIECRRCNYYCTMNAIHLEEIPHLPGKVSSVVDEEECVECGACKRADVCPVDAIYEQTTAWPRTVRSNFSNPLVEHKETKIPGRGTEEMKTNDVTGRFKRGYAGISVEMGRPGTGARLSDLEKVAMAIAEVGVDFESKNPITGLMVDKKRGKLSEEVLQEKVLSAIIEFVTPLEKVRLVLKAIKEASKKIETVFSLNLVCLPDEEGHIPTLPMAKQEGFIYRINGKTNLGLGRPKALEVE; encoded by the coding sequence GTGAGAATAGATCAAGAGAAATGTATTGAATGTAGAAGATGTAATTATTATTGCACAATGAATGCCATTCATTTAGAGGAGATTCCTCATCTTCCAGGTAAGGTTTCTAGTGTGGTTGACGAAGAGGAATGTGTTGAATGTGGCGCCTGTAAGAGGGCGGATGTATGCCCTGTGGATGCGATTTATGAACAAACCACTGCATGGCCAAGGACTGTGAGGAGTAATTTCAGTAACCCCCTTGTCGAACATAAGGAGACAAAGATACCCGGAAGGGGTACTGAAGAGATGAAGACAAATGATGTAACTGGTCGATTTAAAAGAGGCTATGCAGGTATCTCTGTTGAGATGGGAAGACCAGGAACTGGTGCCAGATTAAGTGATTTAGAAAAGGTGGCTATGGCTATTGCAGAGGTAGGGGTAGATTTTGAATCTAAAAATCCTATTACAGGTCTTATGGTTGATAAAAAGAGGGGAAAGTTAAGTGAAGAGGTTCTTCAGGAGAAGGTCTTATCAGCTATTATTGAATTTGTGACTCCCCTTGAAAAGGTGAGGCTCGTTTTAAAGGCTATAAAAGAAGCTTCGAAGAAAATAGAAACCGTCTTTAGCTTGAATCTGGTATGCCTTCCTGATGAGGAGGGCCATATTCCCACTCTTCCTATGGCTAAACAAGAAGGTTTTATCTATAGGATTAATGGAAAAACAAACCTTGGATTGGGAAGACCAAAAGCCTTGGAGGTAGAATAA
- a CDS encoding zinc-binding dehydrogenase → MKVRSAFLEGPRNLSLVDREIELEDDEVLVETYQASICGTDKMYFQGELPPTKKYPIYLGHEGGGVVREVGKRVHEFKEGERVASFSHCNTFSDFFKAKTIGLQKIPDDLDFSVGCLAEPLTCAVFSAYHSGVTLGDRVAIFGMGFAGQIILQYVKKIGATTIFAIDIADPKLSIAKKLGADVITNPLKEDPVKKILDVTENRGVDVAVESAGEEKAMNQATQSLKHNGILVLYSHIVKPITLNISRWHDDSIDIRSTGLVHHTYQERQVWAEGMFKPLKQNLLDIDSLITKEYKLENISDAFEEISHKNDIIKAIILP, encoded by the coding sequence ATGAAGGTTCGGTCTGCATTTCTTGAAGGTCCTAGAAATCTTTCACTTGTTGATAGAGAAATAGAGTTAGAAGATGATGAGGTTTTAGTAGAGACATATCAGGCCTCAATCTGTGGCACGGATAAGATGTATTTTCAGGGGGAACTTCCTCCAACGAAAAAATACCCTATATACCTTGGACATGAGGGAGGTGGTGTGGTTAGAGAGGTAGGAAAAAGGGTTCATGAATTCAAAGAGGGAGAGAGGGTAGCCTCCTTTTCCCATTGCAATACCTTCTCTGATTTCTTTAAAGCAAAAACCATTGGTTTGCAGAAGATACCAGATGATTTAGATTTTAGTGTCGGCTGCCTTGCAGAGCCATTAACATGTGCTGTCTTTTCAGCATATCATTCTGGTGTTACTCTTGGGGATAGGGTTGCTATTTTTGGTATGGGATTTGCCGGCCAGATTATTCTCCAATATGTTAAAAAAATAGGGGCAACAACCATATTTGCTATTGATATTGCCGATCCAAAACTCAGCATAGCAAAGAAATTGGGGGCTGATGTCATTACTAATCCACTAAAAGAAGATCCCGTAAAGAAAATCCTTGATGTTACAGAAAATAGGGGTGTTGATGTAGCTGTTGAGTCTGCGGGTGAAGAGAAGGCAATGAATCAAGCTACTCAGTCCCTTAAGCACAACGGGATTTTAGTATTATACAGTCATATTGTTAAACCGATTACACTAAATATCTCCCGCTGGCATGATGATAGTATAGATATCCGATCTACAGGTCTCGTCCATCATACCTATCAGGAGAGACAGGTATGGGCTGAAGGGATGTTTAAACCCCTAAAACAGAATTTACTCGATATCGATTCATTAATCACCAAAGAATATAAACTTGAGAATATTAGTGATGCCTTTGAAGAGATCAGTCATAAAAACGATATCATCAAGGCTATTATACTTCCATAA
- a CDS encoding TRAP transporter substrate-binding protein has translation MIKKGVLFTALILSILMIAGPLASSVLAADKPVVIRVGHVGFTGSLFEKTGNYFEKIVEARSQGAIDIRNFGASQLGKDKEMMQAVRLGNLEMCVPSTVVPAVAPIFGFQELPFLFKDRKHVENVLLGPVGWKLDQVLQEKGYIILGFWENGFRKITNNARPINTPEDLKGIKLRTPKSPARVKLFKTLGANPTSMSFKEVFSALQQGVIDGQENPMAQIMSAKFYEVQKYLSISNHVYTPGYGLIGKKFFEGLAPELQYTLRVAGADTGDYARRTGKSMDKKLMKEAKKHMKINNINRKAFMDASKSLYDDYPKEFGADGKWILDQIMKAAK, from the coding sequence ATGATAAAGAAAGGAGTATTATTCACAGCTTTGATTTTAAGCATTCTAATGATAGCTGGACCCCTTGCTAGCTCAGTTTTGGCTGCAGACAAACCGGTTGTGATAAGAGTAGGGCACGTTGGATTTACTGGTTCTCTCTTTGAGAAAACAGGAAACTATTTTGAAAAGATTGTAGAGGCGAGAAGCCAGGGCGCCATTGATATAAGAAATTTTGGGGCAAGCCAGCTGGGTAAAGATAAAGAGATGATGCAGGCGGTTCGTCTGGGAAATTTAGAGATGTGTGTTCCTTCAACAGTTGTTCCTGCTGTAGCCCCTATTTTTGGATTTCAAGAACTTCCCTTCTTGTTCAAAGACAGAAAACATGTAGAAAATGTACTGTTAGGGCCTGTAGGCTGGAAGCTCGATCAGGTTCTCCAAGAAAAAGGATATATTATCCTTGGTTTCTGGGAGAATGGGTTCAGGAAGATAACAAACAATGCTCGTCCCATAAATACACCTGAAGATCTCAAAGGAATCAAACTGAGAACTCCCAAAAGCCCTGCAAGGGTTAAGCTCTTTAAGACACTCGGTGCAAATCCAACATCTATGAGTTTTAAAGAGGTCTTTTCTGCCTTGCAGCAGGGTGTAATCGATGGGCAGGAAAACCCTATGGCCCAGATTATGTCGGCAAAGTTTTATGAAGTCCAGAAATATCTCTCTATATCCAACCATGTTTATACGCCAGGCTATGGCTTGATCGGCAAAAAGTTCTTCGAGGGTCTTGCTCCAGAGCTTCAATACACCTTAAGAGTAGCTGGTGCAGATACAGGAGATTATGCGAGAAGAACAGGGAAGAGCATGGATAAGAAGCTGATGAAAGAGGCCAAAAAACATATGAAGATAAATAACATAAACCGCAAAGCCTTTATGGATGCCTCTAAGAGCCTCTATGATGATTATCCAAAAGAGTTTGGTGCAGATGGAAAGTGGATTCTGGACCAAATCATGAAAGCAGCTAAGTAA
- a CDS encoding TRAP transporter small permease encodes MKKLYDFVLRLVEYIVILLMIAMTLLVVVAVIFRKAGHSISWYDEFAGYILVWVTFWGAVIALERKRHIGFESLVELMPKSIQKMVMSVVYIFLIFLNLVLIKYGWRLTTELTGETAITLPVPIGYINAVLPITASLMLILCLIQIVEVWFKKEGEQS; translated from the coding sequence ATGAAAAAGTTGTATGACTTTGTGCTGAGATTAGTAGAATATATCGTCATCCTATTGATGATTGCCATGACCCTTTTAGTCGTGGTTGCTGTAATCTTTAGAAAAGCAGGGCATTCCATAAGCTGGTATGATGAATTTGCAGGTTATATCTTGGTCTGGGTCACTTTCTGGGGTGCTGTAATTGCCCTAGAGAGAAAGAGACATATTGGGTTTGAGAGTCTGGTAGAGCTTATGCCGAAATCTATTCAAAAGATGGTTATGTCCGTTGTTTATATTTTCCTGATATTCTTAAATCTAGTTCTTATAAAATATGGTTGGAGATTAACAACAGAATTGACAGGAGAAACCGCTATTACTTTACCTGTCCCTATTGGCTATATCAATGCTGTCCTACCAATAACTGCTTCTTTAATGTTGATACTCTGTTTGATTCAGATAGTAGAGGTGTGGTTTAAAAAAGAAGGAGAGCAATCTTAG
- a CDS encoding TRAP transporter large permease, with protein sequence MGWIILVLVVGLVLINVPIGFALALTAAFAMLIKNIDLLTVPLRLFNGADNFPLLAIPLFVLTGALMNSAGISQRLINFAGALVGFIRGGLAMVNIVTSMFFAEISGSAVADAAALGSILIPAMRKKGYPLDFSAAVTSASATCAIIIPPSIPMIIYAVMAETSIVKLFMAGVIPGIIAGGSMMALSYYFAVKKKWPVEEMFNLKNVWKTFKEAAWTFLIPVIIIGGIFSGIFTATEAAGVTAASALIIGIFIYRELELKSLPKIFLDAGEQTAIVMLIVAGSALLSWVLTNEMIPQRIAANIIAMTQNKYLILMMMNLFFLFAGMFLHSAAAIIMIVPIVMPLVNMVGIDPIHFGLIVTFNLGIGQQTPPVASVLLTTCSVAKVSITEVMRVNIFFIMIALFVLILLTYIPAISMFLPNLLIGPGP encoded by the coding sequence ATGGGGTGGATTATTCTCGTCCTTGTTGTTGGTTTAGTTTTAATCAATGTTCCTATTGGTTTTGCTCTTGCTTTAACTGCCGCTTTTGCTATGCTGATAAAGAATATAGATCTATTAACTGTTCCTCTAAGACTATTTAATGGTGCTGACAATTTTCCTCTTTTAGCCATCCCCCTCTTTGTTCTTACCGGGGCCTTGATGAACTCTGCTGGGATATCTCAAAGATTGATTAACTTTGCAGGTGCCCTTGTAGGATTTATCCGCGGTGGGCTTGCTATGGTCAATATCGTTACCTCCATGTTCTTTGCAGAGATATCTGGATCAGCTGTGGCAGATGCTGCAGCCTTAGGAAGTATCCTTATCCCGGCCATGAGAAAAAAGGGATACCCCCTAGACTTTTCAGCAGCGGTAACCTCGGCCTCTGCAACCTGTGCTATCATAATCCCTCCGAGTATTCCGATGATTATCTATGCTGTTATGGCTGAGACTTCCATTGTAAAGTTATTTATGGCAGGGGTTATTCCGGGTATAATAGCTGGAGGTTCCATGATGGCTCTCTCCTATTACTTTGCCGTAAAAAAGAAATGGCCAGTAGAGGAAATGTTCAATCTAAAAAATGTATGGAAAACCTTCAAAGAGGCCGCCTGGACATTTCTTATTCCTGTTATCATCATTGGTGGTATCTTTAGTGGAATCTTTACAGCAACAGAAGCAGCAGGTGTAACAGCAGCATCCGCCCTTATTATTGGTATATTTATATACAGAGAACTCGAGCTAAAAAGTCTTCCTAAGATCTTCTTAGATGCTGGAGAACAGACAGCAATCGTTATGCTGATTGTTGCCGGTTCAGCACTTTTGAGCTGGGTCTTAACCAATGAGATGATTCCCCAGAGGATTGCAGCAAATATCATAGCCATGACCCAGAATAAGTATCTCATTTTGATGATGATGAATCTCTTCTTTCTCTTTGCTGGCATGTTTTTACACAGCGCCGCAGCCATTATCATGATTGTTCCTATTGTTATGCCTCTCGTGAATATGGTTGGGATTGACCCTATCCACTTTGGACTCATTGTTACCTTTAACTTAGGCATAGGACAGCAGACTCCTCCGGTTGCCTCTGTACTTTTGACCACATGCTCTGTAGCTAAGGTATCGATAACCGAGGTGATGAGGGTTAATATATTCTTTATTATGATTGCCCTTTTTGTTCTGATCCTTTTGACCTATATTCCTGCTATAAGTATGTTCCTCCCAAATCTATTGATAGGACCAGGACCATAA